The Chiloscyllium plagiosum isolate BGI_BamShark_2017 chromosome 8, ASM401019v2, whole genome shotgun sequence genome includes a window with the following:
- the pin1 gene encoding peptidyl-prolyl cis-trans isomerase NIMA-interacting 1 — translation MAEEEPLPPGWEKRMSRKSGRIYFFNHTTNRSQWERPKAGGNYSSGEPDRVRCSHLLVKHNQSRRPSSWRQEEITRSKEEALETLNEYIQMIKSGDATFEHLASKYSDCSSAKEGGDLGYFGKGQMQRPFEEATYSLKIGEMSNPVFTDSGIHIILRTA, via the exons ATGGCCGAGGAGGAGCCGCTACCGCCCGGCTGGGAGAAGCGGATGAGCCGCaagtcag GTCGCATTTACTTCTTCAATCATACAACTAATCGGAGTCAATGGGAGCGTCCAAAAGCTGGGGGGAATTACAGTTCTGGTGAGCCTGACAGAGTTCGCTGTTCCCACCTGTTAGTGAAGCACAACCAGTCACGCAGACCTTCTTCATGGAGACAGGAGGAGATCACACGCAGCAAAGAGGAGGCACTAGAGACATTAAATG aatatATCCAAATGATCAAATCTGGAGATGCAACATTTGAACACTTAGCATCGAAATACAGTGATTGCAGCTCAGCAAAGGAAGGGGGTGATCTGGGCTATTTTGGCAAAG GCCAAATGCAGAGACCTTTTGAAGAAGCCACATACTCCCTGAAAATTGGAGAGATGAGTAACCCAGTATTTACAGATTCTGGTATTCATATCATCCTCCGTACTGCTTAA